One genomic region from Candidatus Thiopontia autotrophica encodes:
- the rpsK gene encoding 30S ribosomal protein S11 — protein sequence MAQASASKRKKVKKNVPEGIVHVHATFNNTIITITDRKGDTLCWATSGGSGFRGSRKSTPFAAQVAAEKAGVQAQEYGVKSVDVRIKGPGPGRESSVRALNNIGIRVNSITDVTPLPHNGCRPPKKRRV from the coding sequence ATGGCACAGGCATCCGCTTCAAAGCGTAAAAAGGTAAAAAAGAATGTCCCTGAGGGGATTGTGCATGTACATGCAACATTCAATAACACCATCATTACCATTACTGACCGTAAGGGTGACACACTCTGTTGGGCAACATCTGGAGGAAGCGGTTTCCGTGGCTCCAGAAAGAGCACTCCATTTGCGGCACAGGTTGCCGCTGAGAAGGCGGGTGTGCAGGCTCAAGAGTATGGCGTCAAGTCAGTAGATGTTCGCATCAAGGGGCCTGGACCTGGTCGTGAATCCTCAGTGCGCGCACTAAACAATATTGGAATCCGTGTTAATAGCATCACTGATGTTACTCCACTGCCACATAATGGCTGTCGTCCACCCAAGAAACGCCGCGTATAA
- the rpsM gene encoding 30S ribosomal protein S13 — MARIAGVNVPDNKHAWVALTSIYGVGRTRAYTICEAAGIEASTKIRDLEESQLESIRGIVGKFTVEGDLRREISMNIKRLMDLGTNRGIRHRRGLPVRGQNTKNNARTRKGPKKPIKR; from the coding sequence ATGGCACGAATTGCGGGTGTAAATGTACCTGATAACAAACATGCTTGGGTTGCACTAACCTCTATTTATGGGGTAGGTAGAACTCGCGCTTATACAATCTGCGAAGCAGCTGGTATTGAAGCGTCAACCAAAATCCGTGATCTCGAAGAGAGTCAGCTTGAATCTATTCGAGGGATTGTTGGTAAATTCACGGTTGAAGGTGATCTTCGACGTGAGATCTCAATGAATATCAAACGGTTGATGGATCTTGGTACCAACCGCGGTATCCGTCATCGTCGTGGTCTTCCGGTTAGAGGTCAGAACACCAAGAACAATGCACGTACTCGCAAGGGTCCGAAGAAGCCAATTAAGCGTTAA
- the rpmJ gene encoding 50S ribosomal protein L36, giving the protein MKVRASVKKMCQHCKVIRRNGVVRVICSKDPKHKQRQG; this is encoded by the coding sequence ATGAAAGTTCGCGCATCAGTAAAGAAAATGTGTCAACACTGTAAGGTTATTCGCCGTAATGGTGTTGTACGTGTGATTTGTAGTAAAGACCCAAAACATAAACAGCGTCAGGGCTAG